The following is a genomic window from Rutidosis leptorrhynchoides isolate AG116_Rl617_1_P2 chromosome 8, CSIRO_AGI_Rlap_v1, whole genome shotgun sequence.
aactattacaactaaaaataaggaaattacatttaaaaactttacatattggaacgatattgctactaaatatatgttcatttggagcactatcaagggtctagttatcaattttccaagagagcaagatgtacatggaaccattgtatcatgatggatttttctatcctttagtggatgttcatgagtacattcaataatccttttcatcattgttgatcctggatggcctaatctgttatgccataaactgaatacaccaggatcaatatatttttcgttaactaccatatgtatttctggtacatttatatgtgtataatgtaatccagaactaagtcttggcagtttttcaaccacatgactcttgtcagtgatacttaaatatttctcattttttgttgtcactgactgataatcatacccgttaaggtatatgtcggagaaactcaataaatttctgcttgacttgggagaaaataaggcatcatttattaaaaattttgtaccatttggtagtatgaaatttgcctttcctatcccttttatcaagttagcaggtcctgatattgtatgtatagttccttccgttggttttagatcaataaaatatttctcggatttaagtatagtatgtgtagttccactgtctgctatacagagatctccaccacttgattgatgttgtattccagcaaaattcatattgaacttcatatataagaaataaatagtgagtacattaatattacacaatattttacatgcaaatagatagtactgaaacatttagcaaacataatgacaaagacagacgatattaaatcgtttatttttcgaaagacacacaacttaaacattcaagaaatcttcatataaatcagatggtttctcagtgactgttggatcgacgttatccacaaagtttacttccttttctttatctttcagcgaatcctgatacatcttaacaagatgtttagatgttcggcaagtattagcccagtggcccattctaccacatctgtagcaagattcttcagaatttttagaagaattttcttcaacatcttgtttagtgggcttgttttgtggttgatatttatattttcgtggattattatttctttgaccaccacggccacgaccacgaccacgtcctcgcccattaccattaccataaggatggtttctaccatagttatggcttttggcatgatgatggtgatggttattataaccacgaccttgcccgcgtccttgtccctgtttataattatttgcagtatttgcttcagggatttcaagtgtaccagtaggacgggattgctgattttttattaatagctcatcattttgctctgcaactaagagatatgaattaagttcaggatatgttttgaactttagcattctcaaatttctttgcactgtgatgtttgcagcattcattgtggagaaagttttctccatcatgtccgcatcacttatttcatgtccacagaatttaagttgtgaacatgtattatacagagctgagctatattcatttactttcttaaagtcttggaaccttaatgttctccattgttccatagcagctggaagtaaaatttctctttgattattgaatctgcttttgagaccttcccataaaacatggggatcttctacagtcacataattattttgtaagcattcatcaatatgttgatgaataaagtaacatgccgttgcttgttctttttcagaacaattgttgttttcatttatggcttcaagaatgcccattgatttaagatgcatttttacttttataacccatggcatgtagttgtttcctgttgattctaaaggagtaaatttaagcttttccagattcgacattttctattaaaacaaacaacatgataaattatagtcactttatattcataagtatataaacattaaacataaatttaatataacataaatgataagtaggtgacagtgtcgaccatatgtaagtaatcattaataaatgttatataacataaatataaatattagtaaacataaatgataattaggcgacagtgtcggccatataaatgttagataatagaaatataaatgttagtaacataaatgataattaggcgacagtgtcggccatataaatgttagataattgaaatataaatgttagtaacataaatgataattagacgacagtgtcgatcatatattattcaggtggtataaccgaccatatatcatttaggtggcagagccaaccataattagtattaagattatcgtgctgataacgtgttataattcagtaggcttataactacctttagtggtttgattcttgatgttataattcagtaggcttataactacctttagtgatttgattcttgattaagaatactaataatgaagtgtaagaataaagatgataattgagagaaagaaagaaacactttgtaagtgtgagaaaatggtgcaagtttaatgcttgcattcatggctatttatagcaaaaatatcacaagtttaggtaatacaataatattacttttgtgtatcaataattgactatccatttttatatatatatatatttatattataacatatatatatatatatatatatatatatatatatatatatatatatatatatatatatatatatatatatatatatatatatatatatatacatgcatgacCCCTACAGCTAACCACCATGAAGAACAATATGCATTTACTCATTTATGTTTATGGTGGGGAGGACGtacatatgatatgatatgatggaTATGTCGATATATTGTACTTTGTACAATCTTTATTATATCTCGATCTATAGACTTTTCAAAATATTACTCCGTAGATTCATTTAGATATGGCAAGTACATGAACATGTCTAAGATATTAATGTACCAATAACAATATAAATAGAATCCAGCGATTTGAGGTTTTCCGGCTATCTTATCCTTATTTGAATCCGGCGCAGGCGATGAATGCTACGCATTCTGTGTTCGTTTTCTTCTCTGGGTAAGCTTCCTCTTTTCGTTTTCTTTGGGTGGGATGTTTTCGGGTTTGGCCGGAGGTCGTATTTATTCCTGTGAGTGTTACGTGTTTTCACCCCGATTCACAGGCGACGATCTCTTGCGAGATTTGTGTTTTTCGTCGGTGCGCTACGCTGTTTGGTCAGTCGACTTATACTTTTTCAGCTGGCAGATCTAAGGGCACCGGAGAATTTTTCTGACGGCTTTTGGTTGGTTGTTGGAGCCATTTCCTTTTTTGTCCTTCTTATCATTTTTATTCCTTAATAATGGCGGTTTATATCCTTGTGGTTGTTGCTGATCTCTTTCGTCTGGAATCTGGGTTGTGGTCACCGGAATTCCTGTCGGAATTTCAGTTGCCGGTTGTTTGAGACTTTTTAGGGGTGGGTTTGGTCATTTGCTTGTAAGTTTGGTTCCGTTTCGCTCCACTTAACTTGTCGTCGTTTTCAGTTCGGGTAGTTAGGATGTTGTTGCCACCGTTTTCGATTTTGTCGATTTCGAAAAATGAGGTTTCCGGATGTGGTCTCTCGAGGGATTTTTGACCGCCTGTTCGGTGGTTTTGTCTGTTAATCAGGGGTCTTATTCGATTTGCTGGTATCAGGGTAGGTGTTCTTAGGTTTCCCGGTGGACAAGGCTGCTGGTTTGCTGATGATCAGGTGCTATTCATTGTGGCGGGTTGGTGAGGTCTTTCCAGAGCTTGGTCGGGATTGGGAGGTTGTATATAGATAGGTCTGGATCTAGGCAGAGGGTTGCAGTTTGTTTGTTATTAGCTACTCTCGTTTTATTATGTAGATGGTGTTGGTTAGACTTCAACACATTTCACAATTGTATCTTTCAATGTTTGTGGGCTCTAATTGTATGTAGGGTCACAAAATATAGTTCATCAGATCTGCTCAATTATGTACTACCTGAtctttacgatatatatatatatatatatatatatatatatatatatatatatatatatatatatatatatatatatatatatatatatatattcgcaaaaaataaaaacaatataaaTAGATAGTACAGTATTAAATACACTATAAAGCAAGTAATAAAAGTTTTAACTTGAGAGTTAGCTTGGTGGTTAGTTTCGAAATTTATAGTGAAGATGTTGTAAAAACAATGGTTTATTATCTGGTTGCAGAATTTGATAAGTCAAAAATctacttatgttaaaatatatgtTTCAAACTTGTTTGGAACTTGATTATGTCTTGGTTACTTATTCTTTGGTTCTAGGACTTTTCAGGTCACTCTCTGGATGGTCAGGGACTAAAGCTGGTCATTTCTTTCTAAAGGGGGTTTGTTGTGTCTTTGCTGCATAATGAAGTCAAAGGGGTGTTAGTGTATCTTGAGCATGTATAAAAGAAGACCTTCTATCTAGGGTTTGGTGCACGACTGTAGCCTCATTTTtctatcactttatcattttcatcAATTTTGATCGTCTGTGATCTGTTCATAACTTGATCTTGTTTGGTCTCATTCTGGGTTGTTAGATACTTATAATAATCTTGGCACTTGTAATCTTGGCACTTAATTTTGCCTTGATTGAGTTTGTTCTATAATCGGATTTGTGGTGTGTGTGTGATTCATTGATTCAAGGTGTCTTGTGGTTGCTTGTTAATTGTGGTTGTACTCTGATTtctttacatggtatcagagcgaagGCTATCGATCTGATTGTTTTTCGTTCATTGATTCAAGAAACCCTAATttgcaaaattagggttaaggtttgATCAGATCCGGTTCATCTTCATCTGTGCTGATTCTTCACTCTTGGTATTGTCTTCCGCTGTTTTGTTGTTGTGCTAGAGTTTAATTACTCTATAGGGGAGTTCCTTCCTCTTCTCTTCTCCTCTTTACTTTTTTTGTTACCCCTTGTTGACTGAATCCCGGTGCCCAACTCTTGATCTGCGTTCTTGAAACGTATGAAAACCTGATCAAGCACTTGGTTGATTCGAGACCCTGTTCTattcatttttttatattattgCTTCTTTATTCCTACAGGATTGCTTGGGTGTTTGTTGTATACTGGCTGTTGCTTGTTTTTGTGCTTAATTATCTTGTCTGCTTCCTGTTTTTACTTGATCTGTTGGTTGTCTTGTGTTTGTGTTCATGGGAGATGGTGGTGGTGGTGCCATTACCCTTATTAATAAACTGGACTTTGGTGACCCTCTCTAGTTACATGCTAGTGATACTACTGGTGCACCCCTCATTTCCATAAAATTAAAAGGGCCTGAAAATTACAATGTTTAGAGTAGATCTATGTTGCTTGCTTTAGCCACTAAAAATAAAGTTGGTTTTATTGATGGTACCCTGACCAGAAATGCTAATGACCCTGTTCTTGCTACCCAATGGGATAGGTACAACTCTGTTGTTCTGTCTTGGGTTTTGGGATGTCTGTCTGAAGAGTTATACTCAGATCAAATTTTTTCAAATCTAGCATCTATTGTTTGGAAGGACTTAAAGGAAACTTATGACAAAGTGGATGGTTCCATGATTTTTAAACTTCATCATCAAATTAATACTTTGAAACAAAATGACAACACTCTTTCTGAATATTATCACAAACTTACCTCTCTTTGGAAACAATATGATGCCATGACCACTATCCCTACATGCACATGTGGCATTGGTGCCTGCACATGCCCTGCAAGTGCTGCTTCTAAGTCCATCATTGACCAACAAAAACTTATGCAATTTCTAATGGGATTGGATGATGACTATATAGCCATTAGGAGTAATCTGTTAATGAGAGTCCCCTTACTAGATGTTAAAGTTGCTTACGCTGTTATGTCAAGAGAAGAATCTCATAAGTCTGTTGTCACTGGTGATAAGGGTACTAAAGTTCATGCCACCTCATTTGTTGCTCAAACCAATAATGTGTCCAAGaccaataatttttctaataataggGGAGGGAATAATACTTTTTCAAAAGGACCTAACCCTAATTATCAATGCAAAAAATGTAACAATGTTGGACACACCATTGATAGATGCTATGAGATTATTGGATATcctcaaaattttcaaaaaaagACTGGGTGGTCTAATGGGGGAGGTCAAAATAGTAACAACAAAGGTTTTAACAACAACTTTAGATATAACCCTAAGGTCAACAATACCTCTATATCTGAGGATGCTTCTACCACACCCTGTCCTTCCAACACTCCTGCACCCAGTGCACCTACCACTTTTTCAAGTGAACAAATGTTGAAACTTCTCAATCTTATAAATGAAAAGCCTGCACATAGGATTGGACACTCCAACATGGCAGGTATCATATTTAACAAAAGTATAAAGTTTAATTTAAACTTCACAAAAAAATTTAATGCTAATGTTTCTAAATCCAAAAAAACTTTTAGTTATGGGTGGATAATTGATTCTGGAGCCAGTCAACATATGACTGGGTCAGATGTTTTTTTAGAAAATATTGTGGATGTGTCTGATTTGAAACTTACTGTGGGTCACCCAAATGGAACACAAGCAAAAGTTGTCAAAATTGGTGACCTTAAACTCACCAATGATCTTGTGT
Proteins encoded in this region:
- the LOC139863739 gene encoding uncharacterized protein; the encoded protein is MLLALATKNKVGFIDGTLTRNANDPVLATQWDRYNSVVLSWVLGCLSEELYSDQIFSNLASIVWKDLKETYDKVDGSMIFKLHHQINTLKQNDNTLSEYYHKLTSLWKQYDAMTTIPTCTCGIGACTCPASAASKSIIDQQKLMQFLMGLDDDYIAIRSNLLMRVPLLDVKVAYAVMSREESHKSVVTGDKGTKVHATSFVAQTNNVSKTNNFSNNRGGNNTFSKGPNPNYQCKKCNNVGHTIDRCYEIIGYPQNFQKKTGWSNGGGQNSNNKGFNNNFRYNPKVNNTSISEDASTTPCPSNTPAPSAPTTFSSEQMLKLLNLINEKPAHRIGHSNMAGIIFNKSIKFNLNFTKKFNANVSKSKKTFSYGWIIDSGASQHMTGSDVFLENIVDVSDLKLTVGHPNGTQAKVVKIGDLKLTNDLVLFDVLVIPEYCVSLMSVYRLSKDSGLAESNCMSQNAMCYASSQLWHSRLGHPSNKVLNILKQKLDLKDDLKDKPCDVCHKAKQTRETFPLSDHKSEKLGDLIHFDLWGPFRVQSREGYKYFLTIVDDFSRAVWVFMLKSKDEVYTNICNFVAILENHFNAKVKILRSDNGTEFINNKMSDYTARKGIVHQTSCPYTPQQNDIVERKHRHLLNVARALMFQGGLPLNMWTECVLTACYLINMTPSSVFAGKTPYECV